The following are encoded in a window of Solidesulfovibrio magneticus RS-1 genomic DNA:
- a CDS encoding hemerythrin family protein, translating into MSFVEIKLEGLLSHSVIDSQHVNLISLLDNLVLVAKNSAGNEDILQLYERVYSYARHHFQTEEKMMRESNYFMAKDHIEQHNNILWIISRSSQEIGNGKGDTAIEQLSYCYEYLLRHIHSEDVEFFRYHSIASLDA; encoded by the coding sequence ATGTCCTTTGTCGAAATTAAATTAGAGGGGCTGTTGAGCCACTCTGTAATAGATTCCCAGCACGTCAATTTGATTTCGCTTCTGGACAATCTAGTCTTGGTGGCAAAGAACAGCGCAGGTAATGAAGATATTCTCCAGCTTTATGAAAGAGTTTATAGCTATGCGCGTCATCATTTTCAGACAGAAGAGAAGATGATGCGAGAGTCAAATTACTTTATGGCGAAGGACCATATCGAGCAGCATAATAATATTTTATGGATAATAAGCCGCTCCTCTCAAGAGATTGGCAATGGAAAAGGCGACACAGCCATTGAGCAGCTTTCTTATTGCTACGAATATCTCCTTAGGCACATACACAGTGAGGACGTTGAATTTTTTAGATATCATTCTATAGCATCTTTGGATGCATAG
- a CDS encoding bacteriohemerythrin has product MGKIEWTPALSVGVEIIDQEHQKLISLCNKLISNVKGDKDASMITESFKELRAYTVYHFDNEESYQKKISFPEANAHAQEHAKLKQDVKAFQQSLYREGFISEESVIAFLKKWLINHVLYQDMKMKTFLKLQE; this is encoded by the coding sequence ATGGGTAAGATCGAATGGACGCCGGCATTGAGTGTTGGCGTAGAAATAATAGACCAAGAGCATCAAAAGTTAATTTCACTCTGCAATAAACTTATCTCAAATGTTAAGGGCGACAAAGACGCCAGCATGATTACTGAATCATTTAAGGAACTTCGTGCTTATACTGTTTATCATTTTGACAATGAAGAAAGTTATCAGAAAAAGATTTCTTTTCCTGAGGCAAATGCCCATGCCCAAGAACATGCCAAGCTAAAACAAGACGTTAAGGCATTTCAGCAATCTCTGTATAGAGAAGGATTCATTTCTGAGGAATCGGTGATTGCTTTTTTAAAAAAATGGCTAATTAATCATGTATTGTATCAAGACATGAAAATGAAGACCTTTTTGAAATTGCAAGAGTAA
- a CDS encoding DUF4268 domain-containing protein — translation MSTFGKLEKVDLRSGWLNEAGDFTPWLAQEENLSLLGDSINLQLELEAEEKNVGPFRADILCKDIATNEWVLVENQLEKTDHTHLGQLLTYAAGLDAATIIWVAASFTDEHRAALDWLNQITDDKFKFFGLEIELWKINDSLPAPKFNIISMPNDWLKSVTKAKTVVSSELTSTQSFYVEFWSGLFSQMKHHCKILKPTKPLPQNWMNISIGRSYARLTAAVSLKEGWIGVTLCLTGDISRQLYSMLEDQKDQIEQEYGHSLWWLGTPKKVESYISFRLNNVGLQDRERWASYFLWYVENLELFYKVLGKRVLNVDVKNFPNDNA, via the coding sequence ATGTCTACATTTGGAAAGCTTGAAAAAGTTGATCTTCGGTCTGGCTGGCTAAATGAAGCTGGTGATTTTACGCCCTGGCTTGCTCAGGAAGAAAATTTATCATTATTGGGCGACTCTATAAACTTGCAACTTGAATTGGAAGCTGAAGAGAAAAATGTTGGTCCATTCCGTGCGGATATCCTTTGTAAAGACATTGCAACAAATGAATGGGTTCTGGTTGAAAATCAACTAGAAAAAACTGATCACACCCATCTCGGTCAGCTTCTAACATATGCGGCTGGTCTTGATGCAGCGACAATTATCTGGGTTGCTGCTAGCTTTACAGATGAGCATCGTGCCGCACTTGATTGGTTAAATCAAATAACAGATGATAAATTCAAATTCTTTGGACTGGAGATAGAGCTTTGGAAAATCAATGACTCTTTGCCTGCTCCAAAATTCAATATCATATCAATGCCAAACGATTGGCTTAAGTCAGTGACAAAAGCAAAAACAGTTGTTTCGTCAGAGTTGACATCGACCCAATCTTTTTATGTAGAATTTTGGTCTGGGTTATTTAGCCAGATGAAACATCACTGCAAAATTTTAAAGCCTACTAAACCATTGCCTCAAAACTGGATGAACATATCTATAGGCCGAAGTTACGCCCGCCTGACTGCTGCAGTAAGTCTCAAAGAAGGGTGGATTGGAGTTACACTTTGCCTTACTGGTGATATTTCTAGGCAATTATATAGCATGCTAGAAGACCAAAAGGATCAAATTGAGCAGGAATATGGTCACAGCTTGTGGTGGCTTGGAACTCCCAAAAAAGTAGAAAGCTACATTAGCTTTCGGTTGAACAATGTTGGCTTGCAAGATCGGGAGCGATGGGCAAGTTATTTTCTTTGGTATGTTGAAAACTTGGAGCTATTTTACAAGGTGCTTGGCAAAAGAGTGTTGAATGTAGACGTAAAGAATTTTCCCAACGACAACGCTTAA
- a CDS encoding HNH endonuclease, whose product MQNPPWTRDELILALDLYIKHRGSPPGKNSAAVLQLSNQLNEMGRNVECRDEDYRNTSGVYMKMMNFRSLDPLYTSTGKKGLTGIGSGDKKVWDEYNGNVMELREAANVIIKNIGVDRSIGQKNLQKYIAEAREGKVLTKIHVQRERSKSLIESKKKYVMNTCGVLECEVCGFSFHKFYGERGKNFAEVHHIKPLSYLDAEASTKIEDLAIVCSNCHRMIHSQLPWLAIQELKDLIAST is encoded by the coding sequence ATGCAAAATCCGCCATGGACACGTGATGAGTTGATACTGGCCTTAGATCTGTATATTAAACACAGAGGCTCTCCTCCTGGTAAAAATAGTGCTGCGGTCTTACAGTTGTCAAATCAACTCAATGAAATGGGCAGAAATGTTGAATGCCGGGATGAAGATTACCGCAACACCAGCGGTGTCTACATGAAGATGATGAATTTTCGTAGTCTTGATCCTTTGTACACATCTACTGGCAAAAAGGGACTCACCGGCATTGGTTCTGGCGATAAAAAAGTTTGGGATGAATATAATGGCAATGTTATGGAGTTGCGAGAAGCTGCAAATGTAATTATAAAAAACATTGGAGTAGACAGAAGTATAGGTCAGAAGAACCTTCAAAAGTATATTGCAGAGGCAAGAGAGGGGAAAGTTTTGACAAAGATCCATGTCCAGAGAGAACGAAGTAAGTCTTTGATAGAAAGTAAGAAAAAATACGTCATGAATACTTGTGGAGTACTTGAGTGTGAAGTTTGTGGTTTTAGCTTTCATAAATTCTACGGAGAAAGAGGGAAAAACTTCGCTGAGGTTCATCACATCAAGCCTTTGTCATATTTAGATGCTGAAGCTAGTACAAAAATAGAAGACCTTGCTATAGTTTGTTCAAATTGCCACAGAATGATTCACTCCCAACTTCCTTGGCTTGCCATACAGGAACTTAAAGACCTCATCGCTTCAACGTAA
- a CDS encoding DUF5131 family protein translates to MLTNTKINWTEKTWNPVTGCTKISPGCLNCYAERMAHRCHCMGLAKYKDGFKLAIHPDKLDEPLKTKKPTMIFVNSMSDLFHKDVPLEFIKDVFAVMGQAGQHTFQVLTKRAERLAELAPTLTWWPNIWMGVTVERQEYLYRLDCLRTVPAAVRFTSFEPLLGPLHEINLDGIGWVIVGGESGPGARPMEPAWATDIRNQCLSKKVPFLFKQWGGVRKQKNGNLLDGREWMEYPLGK, encoded by the coding sequence ATGCTTACAAACACAAAAATTAATTGGACTGAAAAGACATGGAATCCCGTAACAGGGTGTACCAAGATCAGTCCTGGTTGCTTAAATTGCTATGCGGAGCGCATGGCTCATCGTTGCCACTGTATGGGACTCGCAAAATATAAAGATGGGTTTAAGTTGGCAATCCACCCGGACAAGCTCGATGAACCACTGAAGACCAAGAAGCCAACGATGATCTTTGTCAATTCCATGTCGGACTTGTTCCACAAGGATGTTCCGCTCGAGTTCATCAAGGATGTCTTCGCCGTCATGGGCCAAGCTGGACAGCATACCTTCCAGGTTTTGACAAAGCGTGCTGAACGGTTGGCTGAACTTGCTCCAACACTGACTTGGTGGCCGAATATCTGGATGGGGGTCACGGTAGAGCGCCAGGAATACCTTTACCGCCTGGATTGTCTTCGCACTGTCCCTGCGGCTGTACGGTTCACCAGCTTTGAACCGCTCCTTGGGCCACTGCACGAGATCAACCTGGACGGGATCGGATGGGTGATTGTCGGCGGCGAATCCGGCCCCGGCGCCCGGCCAATGGAACCAGCTTGGGCAACTGATATCCGTAATCAATGCTTATCCAAGAAGGTTCCTTTCTTGTTCAAGCAGTGGGGTGGCGTACGGAAGCAGAAGAACGGCAACCTTCTCGATGGTCGAGAGTGGATGGAATATCCGTTAGGTAAGTAG
- a CDS encoding tyrosine-type recombinase/integrase, whose translation MMEKQTKVDTVCSVATWLNNYLDYSKESQSSKTYDEKLATCKRFAKFIGKETLASDIDTSKGMEFLRGQFKKRTGYATNRDRKNLSAAWGWGRKYVPGFPRNENPFQDIDRFPEVRSPRYVPPEEDFWKVFNLAEGQDKVMLLTFLHLGARKGEVFRMKVDDLDLVTGSVNIWTNKRENGNKECDVLPLTNELRLAIKAWLESRRAKSPFVFVNTSDAEFALKYWGEPFKYRQHFMEKLCKRAKVKPFGFHAIRHLTATILFRAGQPLSVIQAILRHKSPTTTARYLHGLGLGQTREALSNVMEGRNFQLTI comes from the coding sequence ATGATGGAGAAGCAGACCAAGGTCGACACGGTCTGTAGTGTTGCAACATGGCTCAACAACTATCTCGATTATTCAAAAGAATCACAATCTTCGAAAACATATGACGAAAAACTAGCAACATGTAAACGTTTTGCAAAGTTTATTGGCAAAGAAACCTTGGCAAGTGACATCGATACTTCCAAGGGAATGGAATTCCTTCGGGGTCAATTCAAGAAACGGACTGGATACGCTACCAACCGGGATCGAAAGAACTTATCTGCTGCATGGGGTTGGGGTCGTAAATATGTTCCAGGTTTTCCAAGAAACGAAAACCCATTCCAAGACATTGACCGTTTCCCAGAAGTTCGTTCTCCACGTTACGTACCCCCTGAGGAGGACTTCTGGAAAGTTTTCAATTTGGCCGAGGGTCAGGATAAGGTAATGCTTCTTACTTTTCTCCATCTTGGAGCTAGAAAGGGAGAAGTGTTTCGCATGAAAGTCGACGATCTCGACTTAGTAACTGGTTCTGTGAATATTTGGACTAATAAAAGAGAAAATGGGAATAAAGAATGTGATGTTTTGCCGTTAACAAATGAATTGAGGCTGGCCATAAAAGCATGGCTGGAGTCTCGACGAGCAAAGTCACCTTTTGTTTTTGTAAATACTTCTGATGCTGAGTTTGCTCTTAAATACTGGGGTGAACCTTTTAAGTATCGACAACATTTCATGGAAAAATTATGCAAGCGGGCGAAAGTTAAACCTTTCGGATTCCATGCGATACGTCACTTGACAGCAACAATCCTTTTTCGCGCTGGACAACCTTTGTCAGTTATCCAGGCAATTTTGAGACATAAGTCTCCAACAACAACGGCGAGGTACTTACATGGGTTAGGATTAGGTCAAACAAGAGAAGCATTGTCTAATGTTATGGAAGGTAGAAATTTTCAGTTAACTATTTAA
- a CDS encoding tyrosine-type recombinase/integrase, which yields MKVEPIRELKDVKSIKRILSNNPRNLLLFVVGVNSGLRTQDLLSLKIKDVKDLKIGQSVTVTEKKTGKTNILLLNKEIKEALDAYLKSENHMDNHYLFKSRKGSNYPLTTFAVTKYVKQWAESINLKGSYGAHTLRKTWCYHQRKTFGVSWELIALRCNHSSPSITRAYLGIMPEEINDILNHNI from the coding sequence ATGAAGGTCGAGCCAATCAGAGAGCTTAAGGATGTTAAAAGTATCAAACGGATACTTTCAAACAACCCTCGTAACTTGTTACTCTTTGTGGTTGGCGTGAACTCTGGCCTTAGAACACAAGATCTGCTGTCTTTGAAAATTAAAGACGTAAAGGACTTGAAAATAGGGCAAAGTGTTACCGTCACAGAAAAGAAAACCGGGAAGACAAATATCTTGCTGTTAAACAAGGAGATCAAGGAAGCATTGGATGCGTACCTAAAAAGCGAAAACCACATGGATAATCATTACCTTTTCAAAAGCAGAAAAGGTTCGAATTATCCTCTGACAACATTTGCCGTCACAAAATATGTCAAACAATGGGCAGAGTCAATTAATCTCAAAGGTTCGTATGGTGCTCACACCTTGCGGAAAACCTGGTGCTACCATCAACGGAAGACATTTGGAGTTTCTTGGGAACTTATCGCGTTACGGTGTAACCATTCGTCTCCCTCTATAACTAGGGCATACTTAGGAATCATGCCTGAAGAAATAAATGATATCCTTAATCACAACATTTAA
- a CDS encoding DUF6573 family protein, whose product MSKEDFEPHLIFSYTREMALEDGVLIDVTEDAKQVGFSLHTVVTSNLFNGYVAPPAGLDASFGQSTTGRLHDLLVLARIAAGGEPDGDRVSFKVGFLMRPGQLETVKVILHIGPGDQGEAVLTLMLPEDY is encoded by the coding sequence ATGAGTAAAGAGGATTTTGAACCTCACCTGATTTTCAGCTACACGCGGGAAATGGCCCTCGAAGACGGCGTGTTAATTGACGTGACCGAGGATGCCAAACAAGTCGGCTTCTCGTTGCATACCGTCGTTACCAGCAACCTCTTTAACGGATATGTGGCCCCACCCGCCGGATTGGACGCGAGCTTTGGCCAGTCTACGACTGGGCGGCTTCATGATTTGCTCGTGCTGGCTCGGATTGCTGCCGGAGGAGAACCAGATGGCGACCGAGTATCATTCAAGGTTGGTTTCCTCATGCGCCCTGGACAGCTAGAAACGGTCAAAGTGATCTTGCATATCGGTCCCGGCGACCAGGGTGAAGCCGTGCTCACGCTGATGCTGCCCGAAGATTACTGA
- a CDS encoding J domain-containing protein, which yields MNYYDILGLDKKATQAEIKKAYYSLALKFHPDVNPNGRILFEKIAKAHKTLSDPSLRAKYDSQGRLELVADADSFLFDYFLTLFK from the coding sequence TTGAATTATTACGATATTTTGGGTTTAGATAAAAAGGCCACACAGGCAGAAATTAAAAAAGCATATTATTCTCTTGCGTTAAAGTTTCATCCGGATGTTAACCCGAACGGGCGGATCCTTTTTGAAAAAATAGCAAAAGCTCATAAGACTCTTTCAGATCCATCGCTTCGAGCGAAGTATGATTCACAAGGACGTTTGGAATTGGTAGCTGATGCGGATTCCTTTTTGTTTGACTACTTCTTGACTCTGTTTAAATAG
- a CDS encoding MucR family transcriptional regulator, giving the protein MTFLKTSSQPKVANSTPLLDLFNELKNKKNLDLQERVAKELSKIAKSVALKYFNAVEAPCLLEAAYITMGVVNFYLYTQMESSFLKNEDLKKNLEILNKGVATSVDCTPGNPSSFSEFVNDIGADPGVLRQYFKQGIVRLRNYMLVCHADVVKPNLKNYLVDNQLVPGRPWLGFINLAEKYSKRKKENIEYFQYLNKLARKYFKSNGEDSLFFKYDLSIQVQDLTDLGIYLVFSFVTQKSNFYASECGQFHQFLPMSRADVLKSYGVYKKKGLDLDMVRSVLRKFADELDVKHVDYLLECFKNSSLLQIKESIVKISPSDISILDFKENLSKEELALLRSQPESAIGFDCVACLECGKIFSEITNSHLRKHELTRETYLEKYKCGSRKILFAEKKRALSKSRFHKNCR; this is encoded by the coding sequence ATGACCTTTTTGAAGACCTCTAGCCAACCGAAGGTTGCGAATTCAACTCCATTGTTGGATTTATTCAATGAATTAAAAAATAAAAAAAATTTGGACTTGCAAGAACGGGTTGCAAAGGAACTCTCTAAAATTGCCAAGTCGGTTGCTTTGAAATATTTTAATGCAGTTGAAGCGCCGTGCTTGTTGGAGGCTGCTTATATCACTATGGGGGTGGTCAATTTTTATTTGTATACGCAAATGGAGAGTAGTTTTTTGAAAAATGAGGATTTAAAAAAAAATCTGGAAATCTTAAATAAAGGCGTAGCTACTTCTGTCGATTGTACCCCTGGCAATCCTTCCAGTTTTTCTGAATTTGTAAATGATATTGGTGCAGATCCAGGTGTTCTTAGGCAATACTTCAAACAGGGTATAGTTAGATTGCGTAATTATATGCTTGTTTGTCATGCTGATGTGGTTAAACCAAATTTAAAAAATTATTTAGTTGATAATCAACTTGTGCCTGGCAGGCCATGGCTTGGTTTCATCAATCTGGCAGAAAAGTATAGCAAAAGAAAAAAAGAGAATATCGAATATTTTCAATACTTAAACAAGTTGGCTCGTAAGTACTTTAAAAGCAATGGTGAAGATTCACTCTTTTTTAAGTATGATTTGTCTATACAAGTCCAGGATTTAACCGACTTGGGTATATATTTGGTTTTTTCTTTTGTTACTCAGAAGTCAAATTTCTATGCTTCTGAATGTGGCCAATTCCATCAGTTCTTGCCAATGTCAAGAGCTGATGTTCTTAAGTCCTATGGAGTTTATAAGAAAAAAGGTCTGGATCTCGACATGGTGCGCAGTGTATTGCGCAAGTTCGCAGACGAATTAGATGTCAAGCATGTGGATTATCTTCTAGAGTGTTTTAAGAATTCATCTCTGCTACAGATCAAAGAATCAATTGTCAAGATCAGTCCTTCTGATATTAGCATTCTTGATTTTAAAGAGAATTTATCTAAAGAGGAATTGGCATTGCTTCGATCGCAACCCGAGAGTGCTATTGGGTTTGATTGTGTGGCATGTTTGGAATGTGGAAAGATATTTTCAGAAATAACAAACTCACACCTTAGAAAGCATGAACTTACTAGGGAAACTTATTTAGAGAAGTACAAGTGTGGATCGAGAAAAATACTTTTTGCTGAAAAAAAAAGAGCATTGTCAAAGTCTAGATTTCATAAGAATTGTAGGTAA
- a CDS encoding UPF0149 family protein, translating into MFGDKDVPLFPDEIDDFRSYLLNSPGAMRLEEVEGFFAAIICSPEVENPVTIFAPVLGFQSGESVEDFKKYLPYAVRHLRFNRLCIGDCRYSPMVFSHEEYYNNSQLYGYDWALGFIEGIRLHKDAWLPFWESHRFNKFQNLLYRLAAPLDQYPPVVLKSMTLNVRKKWFSEVKQTIPIVFRLFADVRTQNVEEYKRKSW; encoded by the coding sequence GTGTTTGGAGATAAAGATGTCCCTCTTTTTCCTGATGAGATCGATGATTTTCGAAGTTATCTTTTGAATTCTCCAGGCGCTATGAGATTGGAAGAAGTCGAAGGGTTTTTTGCAGCTATAATATGTTCTCCGGAAGTGGAGAATCCAGTAACTATTTTTGCTCCAGTTCTTGGGTTTCAATCTGGCGAAAGTGTAGAAGATTTTAAAAAGTATTTACCTTATGCGGTTCGACATTTAAGATTCAATCGGTTGTGTATCGGCGACTGTAGGTATAGCCCGATGGTTTTTTCTCATGAAGAATATTATAATAATAGCCAGCTATATGGTTACGACTGGGCCTTGGGATTTATTGAGGGCATACGTTTACATAAAGATGCGTGGCTCCCTTTTTGGGAAAGTCATAGGTTTAATAAATTTCAGAACCTGCTATATCGTCTTGCTGCTCCACTTGACCAGTATCCTCCTGTGGTGTTAAAGTCAATGACTTTGAATGTAAGAAAAAAATGGTTTTCTGAAGTGAAGCAAACTATTCCAATTGTATTTCGCCTTTTTGCTGATGTACGTACTCAGAATGTCGAAGAATACAAAAGAAAATCTTGGTGA